One genomic window of Mogibacterium diversum includes the following:
- a CDS encoding IMP dehydrogenase: protein MAIVLTEPSRTFSEYLLVPGYSSADARPENVSLATPITKFKKGEEPKIKANIPLVSAVMQAVSDDGMAVALAKEGGISFIFGSQSIESQAAMVKKVKSYKAGFVPSDTNVKPDSTLADVLAIKKNSGHSTVAVTDDGTGHGKLVGLVTSKDYRISRLSTDTKVSEFMTPLENIVYGNAGITLSEANDIIWENKVNQLPIVDKDGCLVAFVFRKDYDSHKQNPNELLDDNKSFIVGAGINTRDYEERIPALVEAGVDVLTIDSSEGYSEWQARTLKWVREKYGDTVKIGAGNVVDKEGFDFLAKSGADFIKVGIGGGSICITREQKGIGRGQASAVLEVAAARDEWFEKTGEYIPICSDGGIVYDYHMTLALAMGADFIMLGRYFARFDESPSAKVMVNGNYMKEYWGEGSARARNWQRYDLGGDSKLKFEEGVDSYVPYAGSLHDNVNLSLDKVKSTMCNCGVLSIPELQQNAKLTLVSATSIIEGGAHDVVLKDNSVATVRR from the coding sequence ATGGCAATCGTTCTAACAGAACCATCAAGAACATTTAGCGAGTACCTTCTAGTGCCTGGATATTCTAGCGCAGATGCTAGGCCTGAGAATGTGTCGCTCGCGACTCCGATTACTAAATTCAAGAAAGGCGAGGAGCCTAAGATCAAGGCAAATATTCCACTTGTTTCCGCAGTAATGCAGGCTGTTTCTGATGACGGGATGGCGGTTGCATTAGCGAAGGAGGGTGGAATTTCTTTCATCTTCGGTTCTCAGTCAATCGAGAGCCAGGCGGCAATGGTCAAGAAGGTTAAGTCCTACAAGGCAGGCTTCGTACCAAGTGATACCAACGTAAAGCCTGACAGTACACTTGCTGACGTTCTCGCAATTAAGAAGAACTCCGGACACTCGACGGTAGCGGTTACAGATGACGGCACAGGCCACGGCAAGCTAGTCGGCCTCGTTACAAGCAAGGACTACAGAATTAGCAGACTCAGCACAGATACTAAGGTTTCTGAGTTCATGACACCTCTCGAGAACATCGTGTACGGCAACGCTGGAATCACTCTATCCGAGGCAAACGACATCATATGGGAGAACAAGGTAAACCAGCTGCCAATCGTGGATAAGGACGGATGCCTAGTAGCATTTGTATTTAGAAAAGACTATGACTCTCACAAGCAGAATCCTAACGAGCTACTCGACGACAACAAGAGCTTCATCGTAGGTGCAGGAATCAACACTCGTGACTACGAGGAGAGAATCCCAGCTCTCGTAGAGGCAGGCGTAGACGTGCTTACAATCGACTCCTCAGAGGGATATTCTGAGTGGCAGGCTAGAACCCTCAAGTGGGTTAGAGAGAAGTACGGCGATACAGTTAAAATCGGTGCTGGTAACGTCGTAGATAAGGAAGGTTTCGACTTCCTCGCTAAGAGCGGCGCAGACTTCATCAAGGTCGGAATCGGTGGCGGCTCCATCTGCATCACTAGAGAGCAGAAGGGAATCGGACGCGGACAGGCATCTGCAGTGCTCGAGGTTGCAGCAGCAAGAGACGAGTGGTTCGAGAAGACAGGTGAGTACATTCCAATCTGCTCCGACGGCGGAATCGTGTACGACTATCACATGACGCTAGCACTCGCTATGGGCGCGGACTTCATCATGCTAGGAAGATACTTTGCAAGATTTGACGAGTCACCATCCGCTAAGGTTATGGTAAATGGCAACTACATGAAGGAATACTGGGGCGAAGGTTCTGCGAGAGCTCGTAACTGGCAGAGATATGACCTCGGCGGCGATAGCAAGCTCAAGTTCGAGGAAGGCGTTGACTCCTACGTTCCATATGCAGGATCGCTGCACGATAACGTAAACCTCTCTCTAGACAAGGTTAAGTCGACGATGTGCAACTGCGGGGTTCTCTCGATTCCAGAGCTACAGCAGAATGCGAAGCTCACACTCGTATCGGCGACAAGCATCATCGAGGGTGGAGCGCACGACGTTGTACTCAAGGACAATAGCGTAGCAACAGTAAGACGTTAG
- a CDS encoding DUF3800 domain-containing protein, giving the protein MDTYKFYYDESEHSRKINYNTVTATNYYDNFVTVIVGWSKEKEKEAFNKYKDFESKYADRKDKNGELKSTTLKQKKFECGFASLDKANIQFMMDFLAIFDESTKLYFSVASKIEYLVLQLFEGYRNNLIINADAVKYSITKALVTYRPQNVIKSIYDNPEEFVDELKRFFRERIEFNRSNISLKELENEAFENLLYILDDISAIPKLQWDYHMPFDGFAKYLQEEQINNYSLVLDKEGEQNEASRTMQAAVVMGLSNVTEKNSKDSYGLRMADMMVGIISKLLKSLCDELHYHSFAEGTEKRLLNAKWFQLNETQLELYKKLYKIICEWDNAWYKAYAGIYSDDLVCFIGLLGYMSHFENSEYIVNEKLKAYGEYYNGYVCQQLFDYFKLR; this is encoded by the coding sequence ATGGATACATACAAATTTTATTATGATGAGTCTGAACACAGTAGAAAAATCAACTATAATACCGTAACTGCTACAAATTATTATGACAATTTTGTCACTGTTATAGTTGGTTGGTCTAAAGAAAAAGAAAAAGAAGCTTTCAATAAATATAAGGATTTTGAAAGTAAATATGCAGACCGTAAAGATAAAAACGGAGAATTAAAAAGTACAACCTTGAAGCAAAAGAAGTTTGAATGTGGATTTGCTTCGCTCGATAAAGCCAACATACAGTTTATGATGGACTTCTTAGCCATTTTCGATGAAAGTACCAAGTTGTATTTTTCTGTTGCGAGTAAGATAGAATATTTGGTTTTGCAACTTTTTGAAGGCTATCGGAATAACTTAATTATAAATGCAGATGCAGTTAAGTATTCCATTACAAAAGCTCTTGTTACTTATCGTCCTCAGAATGTTATCAAAAGTATTTACGATAATCCAGAAGAATTTGTAGATGAATTGAAAAGATTTTTTAGAGAACGAATTGAATTTAACCGCTCAAATATAAGTCTTAAAGAGCTTGAGAATGAAGCCTTTGAAAATTTACTGTATATATTGGACGATATTTCAGCTATTCCAAAATTGCAATGGGATTATCATATGCCATTTGACGGTTTTGCGAAATATTTGCAGGAAGAACAGATTAATAATTACTCCTTAGTTTTAGATAAAGAGGGAGAGCAGAACGAAGCCAGCAGGACAATGCAAGCTGCAGTTGTAATGGGACTGTCTAATGTGACAGAGAAAAATTCAAAAGATAGTTATGGCTTGCGTATGGCAGATATGATGGTGGGAATTATTTCAAAGCTGTTAAAATCCTTGTGTGATGAATTACACTATCATTCCTTTGCTGAGGGAACGGAGAAAAGGCTGCTAAATGCAAAATGGTTTCAGCTTAATGAAACTCAACTGGAATTATATAAAAAATTATATAAGATAATTTGTGAATGGGATAATGCTTGGTATAAGGCTTATGCAGGAATTTATTCCGATGACTTAGTGTGTTTTATAGGACTACTTGGCTATATGTCTCATTTTGAAAATTCAGAATATATTGTTAATGAGAAACTCAAGGCATACGGTGAATATTATAATGGATATGTTTGTCAGCAGTTATTTGATTATTTTAAACTTAGGTGA
- a CDS encoding co-chaperone GroES: MGIKPLGARVVIKRSEALEKTEGGLILSASAKEKPQEAEVLAVGPGTEDEKMEVKVGDKVIFSKYGGTELKYGGEDYIIMSQRDILAVIE; this comes from the coding sequence ATAGGAATAAAGCCACTAGGCGCAAGAGTTGTTATTAAGCGTAGCGAAGCACTTGAGAAGACTGAAGGCGGTCTGATACTTTCGGCAAGTGCCAAGGAGAAGCCACAGGAGGCTGAGGTTCTCGCAGTAGGTCCAGGAACTGAGGACGAGAAGATGGAAGTAAAGGTAGGAGATAAGGTTATATTCTCGAAGTACGGCGGTACAGAGCTCAAGTATGGTGGCGAGGATTATATCATCATGAGCCAGAGGGATATATTGGCAGTTATCGAGTAA
- a CDS encoding DNA-3-methyladenine glycosylase family protein: MNDIKVIRFDNLHDIELPHVFECGQCFRWNECEDGSYIGVAGGHAAHVSLEHDGDSCSLIIECTGGSEEYWHSYFDLDTDYGAMKRALLAGEPKLAKSIDVCHGIRILNQDYWEVLISFIVSQNNNIPRIKKCIESLAKNYGTEIGEFMGEVRYAFPTPEQLSKATLEELADLKLGYRNAYLVSAPKHFAEHGVPTGTTEEKHKALLSYLGVGPKVANCILLFGLRDFTAFPIDIWMKKIMVDLYGFDIKDIKGMQKFADEHFGELGGIAQQYLFYYYRSMQ; this comes from the coding sequence ATGAACGATATTAAGGTTATTAGATTTGATAATTTACATGATATAGAGCTACCTCACGTGTTCGAGTGTGGTCAGTGCTTTCGCTGGAATGAATGTGAGGATGGTTCATACATAGGTGTTGCAGGAGGTCATGCGGCACACGTTTCGCTCGAGCATGATGGCGATTCGTGCTCGCTTATAATCGAGTGCACGGGCGGTAGTGAGGAGTATTGGCATAGCTACTTTGATTTGGATACTGACTATGGAGCGATGAAGAGAGCACTTCTCGCTGGTGAGCCTAAGCTAGCGAAGTCTATAGATGTGTGTCACGGCATCAGGATACTTAATCAGGACTACTGGGAGGTTCTGATCTCATTCATAGTCTCGCAGAACAACAACATACCTAGGATTAAGAAATGCATTGAGTCACTTGCGAAGAACTACGGCACTGAAATCGGTGAATTCATGGGCGAGGTGAGATATGCATTTCCTACGCCGGAGCAGCTGTCGAAAGCTACGCTTGAAGAACTTGCGGACTTAAAGCTCGGATATAGAAACGCATACCTAGTATCAGCTCCTAAGCATTTCGCTGAGCACGGAGTGCCTACGGGAACAACGGAGGAGAAACATAAGGCTCTATTATCTTATCTTGGTGTTGGCCCTAAAGTCGCAAACTGCATACTTCTATTCGGGCTCAGAGACTTTACGGCATTTCCGATTGATATCTGGATGAAGAAGATAATGGTTGATCTATACGGCTTTGATATCAAGGATATCAAGGGTATGCAGAAGTTTGCTGATGAGCACTTCGGCGAACTAGGCGGCATAGCACAGCAGTATCTGTTCTATTACTATAGAAGCATGCAGTGA
- the guaA gene encoding glutamine-hydrolyzing GMP synthase → MANKILIIDFGGQYNQLIARRVRELGVYSEVHNFESITVDKVKEFDPCGIIFTGGPQSAYGEGAPAIDRGVFELGLPILGICYGAQLMAHVLGGKIGTAPTSEYGRTDTVVDCKEGLFAGLSDETVTWMSHTDYISEVPEGFTITAHTENCPVAGMEDRARGYYAVQFHPEVNHTAEGTELLSNFILGVCKCEQDWKMDSFAEKEIAEIREKVGDGKVLLALSGGVDSSVVAALMAKAIGKQLTCVFVDHGLLRKDEGDQVEEIFGSKGEYDLNFVRVNAQERYYAKLAGVTDPETKRKIIGEEFIRVFEEEAKKIGAVDFLAQGTIYADIIESGLGKSAVIKSHHNVGGLPEHVDFKAIIEPLRMLFKDEVRALGRELGLPDYLVDRQPFPGPGLGIRIIGEVTAEKVKIVQEADAIYREEIAKAGLEGSISQYFAALTNMRSVGVMGDFRTYDYAVAIRAVETVDFMTAEAVEIPWSVLQKVMNRIINEVDHVNRVFYDLTSKPPGTVEFE, encoded by the coding sequence ATGGCTAACAAGATATTAATTATTGATTTTGGCGGACAGTACAACCAGCTCATCGCCCGCAGGGTTCGTGAACTCGGCGTGTACTCGGAAGTCCATAATTTCGAAAGCATAACAGTTGATAAGGTCAAGGAATTCGACCCATGTGGCATCATATTTACAGGTGGACCGCAGTCCGCATACGGAGAGGGTGCACCAGCAATCGACAGAGGAGTGTTTGAGCTAGGGCTACCGATACTCGGCATCTGCTATGGCGCACAGCTTATGGCACACGTGCTTGGCGGTAAGATCGGAACAGCTCCGACGAGCGAGTACGGCCGCACCGATACAGTGGTTGACTGTAAGGAAGGCCTCTTTGCAGGACTTAGCGACGAGACCGTAACATGGATGAGCCACACTGACTATATCAGCGAGGTTCCAGAAGGCTTCACGATTACGGCACATACAGAAAATTGCCCAGTTGCAGGTATGGAAGATAGGGCGAGGGGCTACTATGCAGTTCAGTTCCACCCAGAGGTAAATCATACGGCAGAGGGCACAGAGCTGCTTAGCAACTTCATACTAGGCGTGTGTAAGTGCGAGCAGGATTGGAAGATGGATTCCTTCGCTGAGAAGGAAATTGCAGAGATTCGCGAGAAAGTTGGAGACGGAAAGGTGCTACTTGCGCTCTCTGGCGGCGTTGATTCCAGCGTAGTTGCGGCACTTATGGCAAAGGCAATCGGCAAGCAGCTGACCTGCGTGTTCGTGGACCACGGACTACTCCGTAAGGACGAGGGCGATCAGGTTGAAGAGATATTTGGCAGCAAGGGTGAGTACGACCTCAACTTCGTGCGTGTAAATGCTCAGGAGAGATATTACGCAAAGCTCGCTGGCGTGACAGACCCAGAGACGAAGCGTAAGATTATCGGTGAGGAGTTCATCAGAGTGTTCGAAGAGGAAGCGAAGAAGATAGGTGCAGTGGACTTCCTGGCACAGGGAACGATATACGCAGATATCATCGAGAGCGGCCTCGGCAAGTCGGCAGTTATCAAGTCACACCATAACGTGGGCGGACTGCCAGAACACGTTGATTTTAAGGCGATAATCGAGCCACTCCGCATGCTGTTCAAGGACGAAGTGCGAGCACTAGGAAGAGAACTCGGTCTCCCAGACTATCTGGTTGACCGTCAGCCATTCCCAGGACCAGGACTCGGCATCAGAATCATCGGCGAAGTAACAGCTGAGAAGGTTAAGATAGTGCAGGAAGCTGATGCGATCTACCGCGAAGAGATAGCAAAGGCGGGTCTCGAAGGCTCAATCAGCCAGTACTTCGCAGCTCTAACTAATATGAGATCAGTCGGCGTAATGGGTGACTTCCGTACGTATGACTATGCGGTTGCGATCCGTGCGGTCGAAACAGTCGACTTCATGACGGCGGAGGCGGTGGAAATCCCATGGTCAGTGCTGCAGAAGGTGATGAATAGAATAATAAATGAGGTGGATCACGTGAATAGAGTGTTCTATGATCTGACCTCGAAGCCACCGGGAACGGTGGAGTTTGAATGA
- the groL gene encoding chaperonin GroEL (60 kDa chaperone family; promotes refolding of misfolded polypeptides especially under stressful conditions; forms two stacked rings of heptamers to form a barrel-shaped 14mer; ends can be capped by GroES; misfolded proteins enter the barrel where they are refolded when GroES binds), which translates to MAKDLHYGEESRRKLLAGVDKLADTVKITLGPKGRNVLIERSYGSPLITNDGVSIAKEIELEDQVENMGAQLVKEVATKTNDVAGDGTTTATLLTQAIVREGFKNVTAGANPMVLKKGISGAVEVAVEYLKNSAVKVDDKESVAQVASVSAGDREIGELISEAMEKVGTDGVITVEESRSLGTTLDVVEGMQFDRGYLSPYMAANSEKMEAVLDNPYILLTDKKISNIQDLVPLLEDIMKSGKKLLIVADDVDGEALATLVVNKLRGTLDVVAVKAPGFGDRRKAMMEDIAILTGGTVISEELGYELKEATVDMLGKAGTVKVNKDHTVIVNGAGDKSEIEERVEKIKGEIEDSTSDFDREKLQERLAKLVGGVAVINAGAATETELKDKKLRLEDALNATRAAVEEGIVAGGGTSLISAIDKVSEYAESLDGDMRTGARIVVRALEEPVRQIAENAGYEGSVIVAKVKESKKGVGFNAATEEYVDMIEAGIVDPVKVTRSALQNASSVAGMLLTTEAGISEIKEDLPAAPAMPAGGGMGMM; encoded by the coding sequence ATGGCAAAGGATTTACATTATGGAGAGGAGTCTAGAAGAAAGCTCCTCGCAGGCGTAGACAAGCTTGCAGATACAGTTAAGATTACACTTGGACCTAAGGGCAGAAATGTTCTCATAGAGAGATCGTATGGATCACCACTTATCACTAACGACGGTGTTTCAATCGCTAAGGAGATCGAGCTCGAGGACCAGGTAGAGAACATGGGAGCTCAGCTAGTTAAGGAAGTTGCTACAAAGACTAACGATGTAGCAGGTGACGGAACTACTACAGCTACACTTCTCACACAGGCAATCGTTCGCGAAGGATTCAAGAACGTAACTGCTGGAGCTAATCCAATGGTTCTCAAGAAGGGAATCAGCGGTGCTGTAGAGGTTGCAGTTGAGTACCTCAAGAACAGCGCAGTTAAAGTAGATGATAAGGAGAGTGTAGCTCAGGTTGCATCTGTATCTGCTGGAGATAGAGAGATTGGTGAGCTAATATCCGAGGCTATGGAGAAGGTTGGAACTGATGGCGTAATCACAGTTGAGGAGTCGAGATCACTCGGAACTACACTAGACGTAGTTGAGGGTATGCAGTTCGACAGAGGATATCTATCACCATATATGGCAGCTAATTCTGAGAAGATGGAAGCAGTTCTCGATAACCCATACATCCTTCTTACAGATAAGAAGATTTCCAACATTCAGGACCTAGTACCGCTTCTTGAGGATATCATGAAGTCAGGCAAGAAGCTGCTCATCGTTGCAGATGATGTAGATGGTGAGGCACTTGCAACACTAGTAGTTAACAAGCTGAGAGGAACACTCGATGTAGTAGCTGTAAAGGCCCCTGGATTTGGCGACAGAAGAAAGGCTATGATGGAGGATATTGCAATCCTCACAGGCGGTACTGTAATCAGCGAGGAGCTAGGATATGAGCTCAAGGAAGCTACAGTGGATATGCTCGGTAAGGCTGGAACTGTTAAGGTTAATAAGGATCACACAGTAATCGTAAACGGTGCTGGAGATAAGTCTGAAATCGAAGAGAGAGTGGAGAAGATCAAGGGAGAGATTGAGGACTCAACTTCTGACTTCGATAGAGAGAAGCTGCAGGAGAGACTTGCTAAACTAGTAGGTGGAGTTGCAGTTATCAATGCTGGAGCTGCTACAGAGACAGAGCTTAAGGATAAGAAGCTTAGACTCGAGGACGCTCTAAATGCTACTAGAGCTGCAGTTGAGGAAGGCATCGTTGCAGGTGGTGGTACATCGCTTATCTCTGCAATCGACAAGGTTTCTGAGTATGCTGAGAGCCTTGACGGAGATATGAGGACGGGTGCAAGAATCGTTGTTAGGGCACTAGAAGAGCCAGTTAGACAGATTGCTGAGAACGCAGGATATGAAGGCAGCGTAATCGTTGCTAAGGTTAAGGAGTCCAAGAAGGGCGTCGGATTTAACGCAGCAACAGAGGAGTATGTAGACATGATTGAAGCTGGTATCGTTGACCCAGTTAAGGTTACAAGATCTGCACTTCAGAACGCTTCGAGTGTAGCAGGCATGCTTCTCACTACTGAGGCTGGAATTTCAGAGATTAAGGAAGACTTGCCAGCTGCACCTGCAATGCCTGCAGGCGGCGGAATGGGCATGATGTAA
- a CDS encoding Rid family detoxifying hydrolase encodes MFEYTDIKTAPAALGPYSQAVMAGNTLYASGAIGIDPETGKFAGEDVQSQCEQACKNVGEILKANGMTYDNVVKTTCYILDMSEFKDFNEVYAKYFTSKPARSCVAITALPAGALCEVEIIAVK; translated from the coding sequence ATGTTTGAATATACTGATATCAAGACTGCACCTGCAGCTCTAGGACCATACTCACAGGCAGTGATGGCGGGAAATACACTTTACGCTTCTGGTGCAATCGGAATCGACCCTGAGACAGGGAAGTTCGCTGGCGAGGATGTGCAGAGTCAGTGCGAGCAGGCTTGCAAAAATGTAGGCGAGATTCTCAAGGCTAACGGCATGACTTACGATAACGTAGTTAAGACAACTTGTTATATCCTCGACATGTCAGAGTTCAAGGATTTCAATGAAGTATATGCTAAGTATTTCACTTCAAAGCCAGCTAGATCATGCGTTGCAATCACAGCGCTTCCAGCAGGAGCACTCTGCGAAGTTGAAATTATTGCAGTGAAGTAA
- the hcp gene encoding hydroxylamine reductase: MENRMFCYQCQETAKGTGCTMRGVCGKLPETAGLQDLLVYVTKGLSAVTTQLRAEGKEVSEQVNHLVSLNLFTTITNANFDDEAITAKIVETLTCKEQLLKQLDDASKLPEAAKWNGCVGEFAAKAASPEVGVLSTENEDVRSLRELITYGLKGLSAYSKHANALLKDNVEVDAFMQKALALTLDDSLSVDDLVALTLETGKYGVDGMALLDEANTSAYGNPEITKVDLGVRKNPGILISGHDLKDLEMLLEQTEGTGVDVYTHSEMLAGQYYPAFKKYEHFAGNYGNAWWKQKEEFETFNGPILMTTNCIVPPADSYKDRLFTTGAAGYPGCKHIDGKYGETKDFSEIIELAKKCPAPTEIETGEIVGGFAHEQVFALADTVVEAVKSGAIKKFFVMAGCDGRMKSRNYYTDFAKALPKDTVILTAGCAKYKYNKLDLGDIGGIPRVLDAGQCNDSYSLALIALKLKEVFGLDDVNELPIAYNIAWYEQKAVIVLLALLYLGVKNIHLGPTLPGFLSPNVANVLVENFGIAGIGTVDDDIELFLGK; this comes from the coding sequence ATGGAAAACCGTATGTTTTGTTATCAGTGCCAGGAGACAGCAAAGGGCACAGGATGTACTATGAGAGGAGTTTGCGGCAAGCTTCCAGAGACAGCAGGACTACAGGATCTGCTCGTATACGTAACTAAGGGACTTTCTGCAGTAACTACACAGCTAAGAGCTGAGGGTAAGGAAGTGAGCGAGCAGGTAAACCACCTAGTGTCGCTCAACCTATTCACAACTATCACGAATGCTAACTTCGACGATGAAGCAATCACAGCTAAGATCGTTGAGACGCTAACATGTAAGGAGCAGCTACTAAAGCAGCTTGACGATGCAAGCAAGCTTCCAGAGGCTGCAAAGTGGAACGGCTGCGTAGGTGAGTTCGCTGCTAAGGCTGCAAGCCCAGAGGTTGGCGTTCTATCCACTGAGAACGAAGATGTAAGATCGCTAAGAGAGCTCATCACTTACGGACTAAAGGGACTTTCCGCTTACAGCAAGCATGCAAATGCTCTACTTAAGGACAACGTAGAGGTTGATGCTTTCATGCAGAAGGCTCTAGCACTTACACTAGACGATTCTCTATCAGTAGATGACCTAGTTGCACTTACACTAGAGACAGGTAAGTATGGTGTAGATGGTATGGCTCTACTCGACGAGGCAAACACATCTGCTTACGGAAACCCAGAGATCACAAAGGTAGATCTCGGTGTTAGAAAGAACCCAGGAATCCTGATTTCAGGTCACGACCTAAAGGACCTCGAGATGCTTCTAGAGCAGACAGAGGGAACAGGCGTAGATGTATATACACATTCTGAGATGCTCGCAGGACAGTACTACCCAGCATTCAAGAAGTACGAGCACTTCGCTGGTAACTACGGAAATGCATGGTGGAAGCAGAAGGAAGAGTTCGAGACATTCAACGGACCTATCCTGATGACTACAAACTGCATCGTGCCACCAGCAGATAGCTACAAGGATAGACTATTTACAACAGGTGCAGCAGGATACCCAGGATGCAAGCACATCGACGGCAAGTACGGTGAGACTAAGGACTTCTCTGAGATTATCGAGCTAGCTAAGAAGTGCCCAGCACCAACAGAGATCGAGACTGGAGAGATCGTAGGTGGATTTGCACACGAGCAGGTATTTGCACTAGCAGATACAGTAGTTGAGGCAGTTAAGTCTGGAGCAATCAAGAAGTTCTTCGTAATGGCTGGCTGCGACGGCAGAATGAAGTCTAGAAACTACTACACAGATTTTGCAAAGGCTCTACCTAAGGATACAGTAATCCTCACAGCAGGATGCGCTAAGTACAAGTACAACAAGCTAGACCTTGGAGACATCGGTGGAATTCCACGCGTGCTCGACGCAGGACAGTGCAACGACTCATATTCACTAGCATTGATCGCGCTCAAGCTCAAGGAAGTATTTGGACTAGATGACGTTAACGAGCTACCAATCGCTTACAACATCGCTTGGTATGAGCAGAAGGCTGTAATCGTACTTCTCGCACTTCTATACCTCGGTGTTAAGAACATCCACCTAGGACCAACACTACCAGGATTCCTCTCGCCAAACGTTGCAAACGTACTTGTCGAGAACTTCGGAATCGCAGGAATCGGAACAGTAGACGACGATATCGAGCTATTCCTTGGTAAATAG
- a CDS encoding Crp/Fnr family transcriptional regulator: MAARASSKTDRVIAERLMVSPLFDNMTVDEVHNCFTCSGALCLSFKKGDMIFTEEDEPTKLHILLEGGVRIGYDSFDGNRRIIGNFTDTGEVFGDILLFLGKEKYGVFAQATCDTKVIALPREFMSGTCASGCDYHNHLINNMLMSFARNAYALNMRLRILSCPTLRQKIAKMLLVYNDRDMSKPINMTREGLAEFLGVTRPSVSRELMKMQDDGLIEIKGRKIYVLDPAEIEALN; the protein is encoded by the coding sequence ATGGCAGCAAGAGCATCATCAAAGACGGATAGAGTAATAGCTGAACGCCTCATGGTGAGCCCTCTTTTCGATAATATGACGGTAGACGAAGTGCATAACTGCTTTACATGCAGCGGTGCACTCTGCCTCTCGTTCAAGAAGGGGGACATGATATTCACTGAAGAGGATGAACCAACAAAGCTTCACATCCTCCTAGAGGGTGGAGTGAGAATCGGCTATGATTCATTCGATGGCAATAGGAGAATTATCGGAAACTTCACGGATACGGGAGAGGTGTTCGGAGATATACTGCTATTTCTCGGCAAAGAGAAGTACGGTGTATTCGCGCAGGCTACTTGCGATACCAAGGTTATTGCGCTACCACGCGAGTTCATGTCTGGGACATGCGCGAGCGGATGTGACTATCACAATCATCTGATCAATAACATGCTTATGAGCTTTGCGAGAAACGCCTACGCGCTAAATATGAGGCTCAGGATTCTATCTTGTCCGACTCTCCGCCAGAAGATCGCTAAGATGCTGCTCGTCTATAACGACAGGGATATGAGCAAGCCGATCAATATGACGAGAGAAGGTTTAGCTGAATTCCTGGGAGTGACTAGACCGTCGGTTTCGAGAGAGCTTATGAAGATGCAGGACGATGGCTTAATCGAGATAAAAGGGCGCAAGATATATGTTCTTGACCCTGCAGAAATCGAGGCGCTCAACTGA
- a CDS encoding SdpI family protein has product MGFWIFMFIITLLIPAALLLTWHLCPKLKTINNASGYRTKQSMKNQDTWDFAQKYCARMSIYMFFPSLILTIAIMPTVINKSIDRIGWIGLGITIIQMISFVVIILSTEKALKNTFDESGNRV; this is encoded by the coding sequence ATGGGGTTTTGGATATTTATGTTCATCATCACATTATTAATACCTGCTGCGTTATTATTAACTTGGCATTTATGCCCGAAGCTCAAAACGATTAATAATGCAAGTGGATATAGAACGAAGCAGTCTATGAAAAATCAAGATACATGGGATTTTGCACAAAAATATTGTGCAAGAATGTCGATATATATGTTTTTTCCATCGTTGATATTGACAATTGCAATTATGCCTACAGTGATTAATAAGTCAATTGATAGAATAGGGTGGATAGGACTTGGTATTACAATAATTCAAATGATAAGTTTTGTTGTTATTATATTATCTACTGAAAAAGCTTTAAAGAATACTTTTGATGAAAGTGGAAACAGAGTGTAA